The genomic DNA CGCATCCAGACCCAAAAAAAGATTTGGTCAAACTTCATAATGATGCGCGAAGTTACTTAAATCTTGACCCCTCCAAACCTGAAATTATTGAACCGTTAAAGCAAGTAATTACTGGGTTGGCTAGCACTGTGCAAGGTTTAGGGACGATCAGAAATGTTGTAGGCGATTCTCACTCAAGAAAATATGAGCCCGATGCACATCATGCAATCCTAGTCGTTAACGCTGCAAAAACATTAGCATCCTTTCTATTTGGAACATATGAGTACCAAATTTCAAAGGGTTTTTTGAAGAAAAGAGAAGTGTAGAACATTGTTGTTTGCGCAACTTTATCATCCGATTTACCTACGATAACTGCGGAAATCAACGCATACAAGCGTGTTGCAGGCGAGGCTATCTTCGAAATCGGCCGCCGTCTCAAGTCTGTACGCGATGCGAAATCAAACAGTACGGAGCCGGAAGTAAGGAAACTCGCCCAACAACGTGAGGAAGCAGGCGGGTGGATACGGTGGCTTGAGGAACACGTTGAGTTTAAGCGGTCATACGCACACAAATTTATCTCCGTATACGACGAAATCGGAGAGAGCGTTTCGACGTCGAAACATCGAGGTTTGGAAGCACTCTACGAGATCGCAACGCTTCCGTCTGACGAACGCACTCGGGAATACACGCTGAAATCCGGAGTTACGAAGGTTCCGGACGAAATGACTGTACGCGAGCTACGCGAAGTAAAGGCTGCGCTGAAGGCCGAGCGTGAGGCACGAGAACAAGCAGAGGCTCGCGCGGAGAAAGCGGAGGCACTATATAAACAACGAAAAAGCCCGCAATCCTCTACGTTGAGGACACGGGCTTTTAACGTTAAATTAGGCGTTTATGGCGCTACCCTTACGTAGGTATTCAGAGCGGAGTTACGGCGCTTTTTTGCGGTCAGAACGCAGGAGATTAACGCCTAATAACTATGTACGCGTTTTGTCTGAAACCCATCTTCCGAGTTAAGTCCGATCATTTTAAATAGCTGAGTTATAAAGTCTCCAACAATTTGTGGCGCTCTAATTGCCATTTTTTCTACGATACCATCGTTGTATACAATTAGCTTGTTGGAAGAATCAAAGTGTATTATTTTATTCCTTAACTTAGTTAATTGTATGTAGGCTTTCTTAATTTCTTCCGGGAACTTCTGCGCCAATAATCTTTCAATTATTTCAATTTTTCCTGGTATTGACTTAAAAGATTTTGGTGGCTTAATGACAGGATTGTTAAGACTTTTGAACAATAGTTTATCCTCTCTATTCCTTAACTCATTTTTAAACTGTGATAAGTGTTTATGTATTACTTTTGCCATAGCTGCTTCTGCGGATGTACAAAAGTTTATGATAGATGATCTATTATATCTGTGCTTTGTAAGTTCATCACTTGCATTACGGGCTTCGTGTAGATAATACAATGCATCATTAAACATTTCAGCCATATACGATGTGGAAACAAGAGACACGTCTTGTTCGGAGGCCATTTTTCCAACTCCTTTGTTACTTAATTTCTCGTTGCGCCCAAATACAACCCGCCCAACACCCCGAGCACGCCACACGCAATCGCCGCGATCATAATTACCGGCCCTTGTATATCGCGACCTTCAACCTTCTTCGTAAGGAATCCAAGTATGACCGCAATCGGCGACGTGACCACAGGAAACCACAACAACGAGAGTACAACAAACGTCCATCCGAGGAACGCGAGCGCACTACCCTTTCGTTGCTCTTGCCTTTCCGTCGGTGCATCGTTCTTTACGACACCGTTAATCAAACCGATCCCCTCCGTTAACTCACATTTACCTAAATAATACCATCGGACTAGTACGTTGTCACTAAAAGAAAAACGGACCCACCTACGCAGTATCGCGCAAATGAGTCCGCATATACCCGTCTTACTTCGTTGTCTCTTCCGTCTTGAACGTCGAGTACACACCAGTCCCGATCAACGCGTATGAAACGATGTCTACTCTACACTTTTTAATTATCTAATCGATTAGACAATTGGGATGAGATTGTGTAAACTAAAAATGTAACGTATTACAAAAAGAAAAAGGCCGCTAGTATCGCAAGACATAGCGCGGCCCTATTTAGGTACGAAATTACGGAAAATAGCCGTTATCTTTGGTCGGATGGTCGGCTATTTTTCACGTCTTATTACAATGACGAGTGCGGCAAACATTATCATTAAAGACAATGATTCATATACGGTCATAGGCGGTCACCTCCAAGGTAGGCCGCTTTTGCTATGTCTTGCTTGTCTATTATACAACGCCTCTCTCTCACTGCCTACTACTTAGTACTCTCTTAAAAAATAACGCCCACCTCCAGAGAGATGAGCGTTGTGTGTTAAACTCGCTTCTTAATAAACCGCGATGTCGGCGAATACTCGTCATGACTTCGCCGTATATCGTTCGTATCCATCTGAATATACCGACGCATCGTGCGTATGTCGGACCAACCGCCCATTTTCTGTACGGTAAACGGGTCAGCTCCGTTAAGGATCATTGCTCGCGCCCAGGTATGCCGGTACACGTGCGCCGTCATCTTCTTGCCGGCTACACCCGCCTTTTCTCCGTAATACTTAAGCCGTTTATTAAAGTGGTTCGCTGTTACGGGGTCGCCGAAGCAAGACATGAATATCCGGTCCGTCGTGAAATACTGGCGGTTTTCTTCTATTAATTGTAGCAGCAGTTTCGCCACGTGCGCAGAAATCGGAACCATCCGAGGCTTACGGTTCTTGTTCACTTCCCCGCTCAACGTGATAAATCGTGTCTGAAAGTCGATGTCCGCTATTCGTAGGCTGAGCATTTCCGATACGCGACAACCCGAGTCAAGTAGTAGCGCGATTGCCACGTAATCCCGATACCCAACGAAATCCCGCTGTTTAGGTTGCGCCAATATCGCTTTTACTTCATCGTCAGTCAGACAATTCGTGAGGTCAACGTCCTGACGCAACAACCTCACTTTAGTGACCGGATTAACCTCGATGAGCTCATCACGTTCCATCTGATTAAATATCGCCTTTAACGTACGAAGACGAATGTTGACCGTTGTATCAGACAGTCCGACAGGTTGATTTTCCGTAGGAATGAACTTATGACCGGAATAACGCACCTTATCGAATTTCATGTACGCAACATGGTCACGGATAATCTCTGTCGTGATATCCTCGACGTATTGAATATCCGGATGTTTCTCGCGTAGCCAATCGACAAAATATCCGTAGTGTTTCGCGTAATCCTTGAGCGAGCGGTCACGCAAGCCCTCCGCTTTCTTCGCACTTATAACAAAGTCGAGCGCTTGCTCAAGTGATAATTGCGGATACTCCCGCGCTAACCTTCCGCCAGCCGGAACCCGTCTTTCACGTTTCTTTAACGCCATAATAAAGAAGACCTCCACATAAGTATAGTACGTGACTATACCGCTGTAGAGGTCGTAATTCACAACCCTAAATCGCATGTTTCGGGGTTGTTAACGTTCGTCTTACGGGATTGTTAACGCTCAAAATCTCGCCGTTATCCACTATCCCGAACACCTATTCCGCTAGGCTAACGCATCTACCTCCGAACAGATCATCGGAAGACAAAACGTTGACGTAACGTGTGTTAACAAGGTTCTTCGTTCGGCTTCCCTGCATCCGTAGCTGTACGGAAGCTTGAACCGCAGCCGCAAGTAGCTACAGCATTCGGATTATGAATCGTGAAGCCGCCTGACATACCAGACTCTTCAAAGTCGATTTCCAGACCGTCCAGGTAGCGGATGCTTTCCTTTTCCACTACAATCTTCATATCCTGTACGTTCATATATATATCCTGATCCGTCTCGTTGTCGTCAAAGCCCATGGCATACGAGAATCCGGTGCAACCGCCCGGCGTAACACCCAGACGCAAAAACATATTCGGCGTTTCCTGCTGCTCCAGCATATCTTTCAAACGCTCGGCAGCGGAATCGGTGATGTTAATCATGACTCCATCCTCCTCTTTTACTTCATGTTCTCCTTCAGTATACTCCACTATTTGCAGGTGCTCAAGTCATGGAATGTCCTTCCCTTACGGGCTAAAGGACCTGTTTTTCTGTTCATTTGTATTGAACACCTGTGAGGTGAGGTTTATAATAGGTGAAGAGTGTGTAAAAGAAACTGTCGGAAATTTGTCATTTCATAGGCGATGTTCTGAGACATTCATCATTGTAGCTTGGTATTGTAACATTTTTCACATATCATATATCCGCGCTGCCGGATTCGTACCGACGGAACGGGACATCCTGTGTGCATTAAGCGCTTGTGCCGCTTATAGGGCGGACAGCCTCGCACAGAGCAACTTGAAGGAGGAATAGGCATGTCCACATTAGTTACACCCTTTACAGACCGCAGAATGGCGGAGATTGTAGAAAAGGTACAGAACGGCATCCGTTTGAACCTTGAAGATGGTATATATTTGTACGAAACTGACGATATTCTCACACTGGGTCAGTTAGCTAACGAAGCGAATTTACGCAAGAACGGAAAAAAGGTTTATTTTATTGAGAATATGAGCCTGTACTTCACCAATGTATGCGAAGCGCGCTGCGCGTTCTGTAATTTCCGCAAGGATCAGGGGGAAGACGGCTCTTATACTTTGTCCGGGCAGGAAATGATTGATTATGTTGAGCAGCATATCCATCCGGGCGTGAGAGAATTCCATATCGTAGGCGGTCATAATAATCATGTGCCTTTCCAATACTATGTAGACTCATTGAAGGCGCTGAATGAAAAGTACCCCAACGTTACACTCAAAGCTTACACCGCAGCGGAAATTGACTTTTTCACACGCATTAGCGGCTTGAGCATTAAAGAAGTGCTTCAGGAGCTGCAAAAGGCAGGACTTCAAACCTTGACCGGCGGTGGCGCAGAGATTTTATCAGATGAGTATCGCCAAAAAATGCGTGTCACCAAAGCGAATGTAGATCGCTATCTTGAGGTTCATCGCACGGCTCACAATCTCGGCATGAGAACTCATACGACGATGTTGTACGGTTCGGTTGAATCCTACGAGGATCGTATTGAACATATGCTGCAAATCCGTGCATTGCAGGACGAAACGAACGGATTTATGGTATTTATACCATTGTCCATGCAGCCGAAAAGCAAAAATGCCAACATCATGCGTCGCAACTCTGCTTACGAGGATCTCAAAACCATTGCGATCAGCCGCCTGATGCTGGACAATATCGACCATGTCAAAGCTTACTTCATTAATATTGGTCCGCAATTGACGCAGGTCGCACTGACCTTCGGCGCATCGGACGTCCATGGTACGATTGTGCGTGAGCAAATCAGCCATGCCGCAGGTGCACTGACCCCGGCGGGTTTGACCCGTAAAGAGCTGATCTGGCTGGTCAAAGGTGCAGGACGCATCCCGGTTGAACGGGACACCTTCTATAACGAAATCGAAGTTTTCGAATAAAAGCCATATCGGATTTCCCACAAGCTGCCCCGGAATTTTCTGGTCTGTCTGCCTATAGGCGGGCCGGGAACCCGGTTTTACAACAACAAAAAACCTGTGTCTGATCGGAAACATTGAATTTGCATGTCGTCGGGATAAGGCGTAATTTGAAGGCGAACAAGGTTTCCTGATGAGGCACCAGACCATTTGCCGGGGACACGGCAGCGAAAGGACGGCGGATTTTGATGAAAAATTTCGTTATTCTGGGAGGCGGCTACGGTGGCCTTACCATTGCCAAGGAATTACTGAATAAGCATATTCCCGATGATGTCCAAGTTATTTTAGTGGATCGAATGCCCTTTCAGGGATTGAAAACAGAATACTACGCTCTCGCGGCGGGGACGGTATCTGATTTTGATTTACGGGTACATTTTCCCGATGAACAACGGCTCATTCGCAAAT from Paenibacillus sp. FSL R10-2782 includes the following:
- a CDS encoding pathogenicity island protein, translating into MEALYEIATLPSDERTREYTLKSGVTKVPDEMTVRELREVKAALKAEREAREQAEARAEKAEALYKQRKSPQSSTLRTRAFNVKLGVYGATLT
- a CDS encoding tyrosine-type recombinase/integrase, which translates into the protein MALKKRERRVPAGGRLAREYPQLSLEQALDFVISAKKAEGLRDRSLKDYAKHYGYFVDWLREKHPDIQYVEDITTEIIRDHVAYMKFDKVRYSGHKFIPTENQPVGLSDTTVNIRLRTLKAIFNQMERDELIEVNPVTKVRLLRQDVDLTNCLTDDEVKAILAQPKQRDFVGYRDYVAIALLLDSGCRVSEMLSLRIADIDFQTRFITLSGEVNKNRKPRMVPISAHVAKLLLQLIEENRQYFTTDRIFMSCFGDPVTANHFNKRLKYYGEKAGVAGKKMTAHVYRHTWARAMILNGADPFTVQKMGGWSDIRTMRRYIQMDTNDIRRSHDEYSPTSRFIKKRV
- a CDS encoding iron-sulfur cluster assembly accessory protein, encoding MINITDSAAERLKDMLEQQETPNMFLRLGVTPGGCTGFSYAMGFDDNETDQDIYMNVQDMKIVVEKESIRYLDGLEIDFEESGMSGGFTIHNPNAVATCGCGSSFRTATDAGKPNEEPC
- the mqnE gene encoding aminofutalosine synthase MqnE, with the protein product MSTLVTPFTDRRMAEIVEKVQNGIRLNLEDGIYLYETDDILTLGQLANEANLRKNGKKVYFIENMSLYFTNVCEARCAFCNFRKDQGEDGSYTLSGQEMIDYVEQHIHPGVREFHIVGGHNNHVPFQYYVDSLKALNEKYPNVTLKAYTAAEIDFFTRISGLSIKEVLQELQKAGLQTLTGGGAEILSDEYRQKMRVTKANVDRYLEVHRTAHNLGMRTHTTMLYGSVESYEDRIEHMLQIRALQDETNGFMVFIPLSMQPKSKNANIMRRNSAYEDLKTIAISRLMLDNIDHVKAYFINIGPQLTQVALTFGASDVHGTIVREQISHAAGALTPAGLTRKELIWLVKGAGRIPVERDTFYNEIEVFE